The following nucleotide sequence is from Vanrija pseudolonga chromosome 4, complete sequence.
CCTCAAAGTTGGCAGGGTAGTGCCAGTTGCGCTGGTTCGGAGCttcgtctgcgtcgtcgtcagcgcgCGATTCATTGCgacgctcctcggcacgTGTGTGCGTGCCAATGCCAAGCGAACCTGTGCGTTCGCCATCGCACAGCCACAGCCCGCTAtcgccgcactcaccctcctcgtTGTAGTagtgctcgtcctcgcggtCCCAGAGACCCTCGGTACGACGCTGGTTCTGCTTGGGCTTGGTGGCATCCCAGTTGgggccctcctcgccatcggcaAGCTCCTGTCCAACCAATGTCGACTCGGGCAGACGCTCATCGTAGCGCTTTGACCACGCCGACTTTTGAGCACGGCGGTTCTGGTTGGCAGGGTCGACCAGTCCGTAGCGGATGGCCCACTTGGGGGTACGTGCTTTGTTCGAGCTGTCAAGGGTCAGCACCTCGTGTGCTAGCTTGCAGGTCTGCTTGCTCGCGTGCCTGTGCGGGCTACGTACTTGTTACGAATATTTTGGATGTAAAAGCTGTTCGTTAGTCCTTGCTCTGTGCGAGCAGTGCTCACTTGTGGCCGTGACCGGGGATATCTTGGAGGTGTCAGCGTGAACGAACAATGAACACAGCCACTGGCACCACTCACATCCACAGAGCGTCAGAACCTTGGGCGCAAGTTAGCATGAACGATTCGGCGCGTGCTGGTTTGCTTGGCAGCAGTAGATATGAAACTCACGATATTGATGAAGAACtacgtcgccgtcgtcgtcagtgtTTACAAGAACGCGTAGAGAGGAGGAACACTCACGTCTCTGCCAATACCGAAacgcgcggcgacggcttCGGAGCGTGTTAGTgtcgtgtcgacgacgatcaTGGCGTGTGGGTCGACTCACCAAGCGGTGGTAAGAGCCAACCAaggaagaagaggacgacCTGGAAGCCGTGGTGTGTCTTGGGCTTGAGCGATaccttgcccttggggaGGTAGTGGTTGTACGACATGGTGTCGTCGGAGGAGCTAGATGCTCAGGCGTGGGTGAACGTGCGGTTGTGAGACGAAGTGGGAGGGGAATGGCGATGGTGATGGGGGCTGGAGACTGCGCAAcggggcgcgaggcgcgtgaTGTCGGCCGAGGGGCTTGCGGTGTGAATGCTAGGTTGTTGCGCGATGCACCTCTGTGCGTGCAATGCCAGGGAGAGAATGAAGATGGTcggactggctggctgactgcTATGAAATGAAACGATGAAAGTGATGAAGCTGTGTTAGAAGTAGAGATgtgcaggaggaggaggagcaagTGGATGGATGGATATGCGTGTGGGGTTGCCAGTTGCCAGCATGGGGCcgagggccgagggggagAGAGGCAGGACGAGGCAggaacggcgacgacgaagcctCCGCTTGGCTTTGGCTTGAAGCAGTTCagtggcgcgcgccggcggaggCGTGGTACAGTCACAGCCAGCATCGCCCATGCGGTATGCTCTCTCACTTTCCAGGTCCGGCTCGCGGCGGCAATAGCGGGCGGAGTgagtggggggagggggctcTCGGTGAGTTAGGGAAGCGAATACCGCAACGGGGCAATGAGCGTGATACGACTCCTAATCCCGTGGCTTATTTCGAGTTGTAATGGGCATCGACGGTGAATTTGGTCCCGCTGGTGTGGGGACCCCGCACAAAGAAGAGTGGAGGATCTCACTGTATTGTCCCTCTCGCACATTGTCTCGAGGTCGAttcgtcgcgccgcgcgccagcaaGGA
It contains:
- the PMP3 gene encoding Plasma membrane proteolipid 3, which translates into the protein MSYNHYLPKGKVSLKPKTHHGFQVVLFFLGWLLPPLAVAARFGIGRDFFINIVLTLCGYIPGHGHNFYIQNIRNNSNKARTPKWAIRYGLVDPANQNRRAQKSAWSKRYDERLPESTLVGQELADGEEGPNWDATKPKQNQRRTEGLWDREDEHYYNEEDEAPNQRNWHYPANFEGTVGDGRSKRRQQVESGDRWERTRSATNDSDSYGSYPPGGTAATDDDVPEWGRDYGRRKNSTGRNKKPSSSSYDDNSSIDSRDQRSQQSGQQQQQQKKSNNPDDVFNHEF